Within Ipomoea triloba cultivar NCNSP0323 chromosome 9, ASM357664v1, the genomic segment tattcatattatattatattatgaaagaGTATAATTAACCAATTAGAGAGTTTAAATGCATCACATCCATcatctttaattattaatagtaCATATAGTTTTATGAATAACCTAAACTGGTTTATCTTTTTATAATCCTTTGCCGACTAAGAACACAAAGTAATAAGGTTTATCCCATACACACTATTGTATAGCAGTTGCAGGTTTCCCTCCTCATCCAAAATAGTACCTACAATTTATGCCAGGGATGAGTAGATGTAGTGAGGCAACCTTGGTTTTGCAAGTGCATGGAGAGGGTGTGCCAAAAGGAGATTATGTTTCGACTCCCTTAAATCAATTCTTCCACACTGCACCCAATCAAACCCTTGCACAAGCCTAGCTAGCAACATGCTACTAACCAAAGAACCTAGTTGAATGCCTGGACATCCACGTCTTCCAGTACTAAATGATAAAATTCTCAATTCCGGATCAACAAAGCTCACTTCAGACCCGTCATTCTTTAGGTGGCGTTCTGGCTTGAACTTGAGAGGCTCCTCCCAAACCTTAGGGTTCCGCCCCAGCCCGGGGCGGCTTATTATGACATGACTACCCTTGGGTATGAAATAATTGGAAACAATTGTGTTGGAAGTACACAGGTGTGGAGGAGCAAAATCCCCAAATGGATGAAGGCGAAACGCTTCCCTTATACATGCGTTAAGGTAGTTTAGCCTTGGAAGATCATGTTCTTGTACTAGTCTTTCTCTTCCAACAACGTTGTCTAGTTCTTCCATGACTTTTCGTAGTATCTCAGGTTGATTTAGCATTTCTGCTAATATCCATTCCGCCGCATTTGATGGATTGTCCACAATTCCTATCATTAGTTCCTGCAAAACATACATATGAAAGTATATATCATGAATATCCAAAGCTAAAAACTACAAATATATAGCCAAAATAATTGTATTGCGATACATATGAAAGTATATAATGAATATCCGTATCCAATGCTAAAAAGCTACAAATATAAAGCCAAAATAATTGTAAAGAGATCACAATTGGAAATCAGATAGAATGTGTTGTGCGGCAACTCAGAAGATTGAGTCTAGTATCCCGCCACTGAAAAATAATGCTGACATACAGCTGCCACAGGCATAGATTGGTTAAACAATCTGCCTCCATAGTAAATTCTAATATGAAAGAATGTATAATTATACTTACAAGAATTTGTGCTTTAATCTCTTCAGGTGTCAGTAATGGTCTTCCATCAATATCCTTGAGCTTGATCAGAACATCAAGAATATCTTGTTGCTCAGTTTTCGTCCCATTATTCCACATCTTAATCCTAGCATCCACTTCAGGATCTTGGTGCTTCCTAACACCCTTTACAGCTTTCTTGAGGGCTTTCCTATGGCAATCCAAATCAAACATCCTTAGCCAGGGTAAGTAATCAGAGATCCCAAAAGAATACACATAAGCAAGAACTCCAAAGGTTGCGTTGACGTGCTCTTCTTCCTCCACGCCGGGCCCACCATCTTCCGTCCCAGCACCGAAAAACCTCTTGCTGAAAACCATCTGCCTAATCACATTCCCACAGAAGTGTCTCCCCGCCGCCCTCACATCCACCACTCCGCAACCTGCGGCGTTTCTACACTGATTGTAGATGTAACGTACGAGGTGGTCGGCTTCCCCGACCCGCTTGTGGCCCAGCCAGTTAAGCCTGTTGGGCGAGAGCACATGAGAGGTAAGAACTCTCCTCATTTTCTTCCACTGGTCTCCCAGAGGGGAAACAAGGGAGATCAAATAATTACTGCTTATCAGCTCTGCTGACGCGCAGGCCGGCCTTGACGCAAAAACCGTGTCTTGTTTCTTCAGTATCTCACGCGCCACCTCCGGGGATGTTACTGAAATCACATTGGTTCCCCCAAGGCGGAAGCAGGCGATTTCGGTGTTCATCTCCTCCATGAGATTAATCATCCACCGGAAAACCGGCTTGTTTCTAAGCATTTGAGGTAAACATCCCACTACAGGCCATGGCTTGGGGCCTGGAGGGAGTGGGAATTGCTTAGCAGCTTTTTGGTTACTTAGCCATTTGTATGAGAGAAACACTGAGATTATCAGAATTATAACGACATTTGGAGGAAGGGTTGATGACAAGAATGAGAAGCTAATAATAAGCATATCAATTATCCCCATTCTTGTAGAAAAATCTTAGCTTAAAACTTTGTGAATGGGTTAGTTGATTCCTGGTATTAAACATGATCTCCTTTTATAGATCATGGTTTTGTACTGCAGGAAgcaaaattttctaatttttaaatgacaaTGCAATTGGCAATTCTTTAAAGTGAATCCTTCTAATTTTGTAATATCAAGTTGGTATGTTGTTTTGTTTATGCTTAATGCTACTTAGGAATAATTAGTATTTTCCATTGATCTTAccatcaaaattcaaattttacccTCCAAAAAGAGCCTCATTCccaaaattttctttaatataattGATACCATCCGATTTTGGTTACTAAATTAATAGTCTAATCAACTTGATTAGATTGTTTCGTTAATAAACATTAATCTGTATGCTTTGAATCTGATGATATGATTTAtactattttattaatatttgttagGCATTGGATACATCTCTCGTCTTTTGATAATGATAAATTTGATAAGGTTTTAACAAATCttacttaatatataaaattatagataacttatatataatttgtttgtacACACTATAATAtgtattagaaaaaaaattacgacCAATTCAATAACATTTAGTCTTGATTGGTGGCCTGGGACATGGGGGTTGTCTGTATGACTAACTAACACTGCATTGAACTTTAACGTGCGGTACGCATGTTAATGTTTTCTTTATAATTCaggttttcaatttattttttttagtactactgactctattagaGTGTAGTATCtgactcaaacccactcccatctcCACTgagggagtgttaatcgggacaccggaggccacttgaccacaagatctttggcaggTTTTCAATTTAATCGTATtatattttgaactttatagaCTTTCTCTCAAacttataagaaaataaattgagTTAATCTATTTTCAAGGCTCAATATCAAATTATATACTtgtgttaatattaatttatgggaaaattgtatttttgtttcataaagttataaactaaggcaaaaacttggattgtgtgagaccgtctcaccgtgaaaCGAGTCGAGTCGGATCGGGTCAAGTTAAAATGTGGtacttatacacacaaatgccacacttatatgctcaaatgtaatactaatcaggaataaaatttttgttacttataatggtaaatataatactttaaagggaaaatgtaatacttttatattttgatttgaaagtattacatttttttctcaaaagtattatatttttccttataaatgaAGGGAACATCGaaaattttacatcaaaatgcaaaattattactatacatttttcttcaaaatattacattttctctcataaatgtcaaaaattttattcatgattagtattacatttgagcatataagtataacatttgcatattgattcaacccgacccgacccgtcccacaaataaggatccgtgagacggtctcacacaagtgtaacccataaactaataattagcatatagtataatttttgaattgaaaGTGAGGTAAAATATTGGTAAGTGCCAAATATGCTATGTTTTGTAGGGTACTTGGGAGGCATCTTATACTAAATTTGGAGTCCTTTGAACTTATTATATGCttaaaatagtttaatttaCATAAAGTTAAGAATAATGACTAATTATGATTACATTTGTGTAATATAAGAAAACAACAGATACAGAATATGTCAACTACATATACGTACAAAATCTGAAGGTTTATCAGGATCTATAATGTAAGGTAGACCCtagtctatggtataatttgcttagagcaaatactaattttggttaacatatttaatttctaccaattttgatccccatgactattgttttagtaccaactTTCATctacgactattattttagtgctAAAATTCATCGCTTTGGTcaccatccgtttaaaacgtgcaaaaatctaaaattgttatgagtattttcgtcattttcaacttaatatctcaaGTTGACTAAAATTGATACTAAAACAAAAAGTCGTAGGATCAAAATTAGTAAATATTAAACATGtaaactaaaattattattttactaataattatgatatcaaaattgatatttgctccATTTACTTATTATCATGCATTTCGGATATTGGGTCAGGCGACTATTTTGGGTTGGGCGATTTATGCTCAATTGCTCACACGTAATCATGTATATCTCATCCATACATCGAAAAGAAAGTCTTGCACagtttttattaaaatattatattatattaatttgttgttttccTTGTATCTTCTTAGCTACTGTATTAAATTCTccatgttttcttttatttcggTAGTTTCTATCACCTGAGGTATTTTCTATGCCCATTTTTtcaacccaaaaagaaaaaagaaatcatgtaattaaaaaataccTGCGGTTGTTAGTAACaactaataaaatttttaaaaaactaatcACCAACAATACTAAATTTAGTGCAAAACTAAATTATATCCACTTGATCTCGAAGTACGTGAGATCACAtgtaattgaataattgatccATCAAAACAGGTGTGATCATAATTGAATGAATAATTTCTTTCGGTGGTGGCGAGATGttgggtgtttggtaaatagttgttaattgattggattagtggattcaattttttttttgagttctactgactcgatTACagtgcagtatctgttcatagcctactgaagcacaaagagtcaacagatacCTCCGATTAGTGGATTcaattagttgatagcattagctgaaaCTAAATCGTGAATCTTAAATTCAATAAAAGTCTAAGGTTTCTTAGAcaattttaacaatataattaattatatgtattataggtTGGATTcaattagttgatagcattagctgaaaCTAAATCGTGAATCATAAATTCAATAAAAGTCTAAGGTTTCTGAGAcaattttaacaatataattaattatatgtattataggtTGGATTcaattagttgatagcattagctgaaaCTAAATCGTGAATCATAAATTCAATAAAAGTCTAAGGTTTCTGAGAcaattttaacaatataattaattatatgtattataggtTGGATTcaattagttgatagcattagctgaaaCTAAATCGTGAATCATAAATTCAATAAAAGTCTAAGGTTTCTGAGAcaattttaacaatataattaattatatgtattataggtTGGATTcaattagttgatagcattagctgaaaCTAAATCGTGAATCATAAATTCAATAAAAGTCTAAGGTTTCTGAGAcaattttaacaatataattaattatatgtattataggtTGGATTcaattagttgatagcattagctgaaaCTAAATCGTGAATCATAAATTCAATAAAAGTCTAAGGTTTCTGAGAcaattttaacaatataattaattatatgtattataggtTGGATTcaattagttgatagcattagctgaaaCTAAATCGTGAATCATAAATTCAATAAAAGTCTAAGGTTTCTGAGAcaattttaacaatataattaattatatgtattataggtTGGATTcaattagttgatagcattagctgaaaCTAAATCGTGAATCATAAATTCAATAAAAGTCTAAGGTTTCTGAGAcaattttaacaatataattaattatatgtattataggtTGGATTcaattagttgatagcattagctgaaaCTAAATCGTGAATCTTAAATTCAATAAAAGTCTAAGGTTTCTTAGAcaattttaacaatataattaattatatgtattataggtTGGTTTAACAACAgataattgaataaaataacaaatataaaaataaaagaactcGGACACAAGGAATTAGTTACGTCGGAGCAATCTTTCTACCTCTGCTGGGCAACTCATTGTTTACTCAATCCACCAGATGATCACCTAATATTACAATAATTGGATTTACACCACCAAGATACACAAGACTCATTAACCAACAACCATCTTCATCAGGCTGCGATTGGATCTTCAACATTACATGTCTTCAATCTCCATCACTTGTTAATCAGCAAATCATCAATGGAAACTCCATAATAGCACCATACGAAATGTTGATAAAATATTAGAGCAAAAGGTGAttgaatttaatataataaaatgctTAATTTCCATCACCACCTTCACGCCTTATATACTAATTTAGGCAACTTcttaattcaaaaaattagcACAACTTCCTCCTTATTTCATGCACTGCCAACTGACCAGATTTATCAACCAATTAATGCTGTCCAtccatttttcaaatttaaaaacgcATGGTCCAAATTTCATAGCAGGAAACCTGTGTCAGTTACAGCTTGTCTGTTTTGGAAGAATAAAGCTGATAACATACTAACATACCCTAACAAGTAACagcatttaattaatattttgacaaataatagGCCAACTAAACATATGGTATTATGTGTATTGTTAGTACACTTACATTAGTTGATTATAgagagatgtttggtaaattaactgttaactAATAGATGATTAcctgcaaaatgactttctcaaaaaacttattgaaaaaaatacttcgaacagttttttgaattttaatattttagagcaataagttgttagaaaaagctaattaattaaacacttatattgaatgtttaaccaagtcaagtagctaatagtggtcaaataagtctaaattaactgataagctaactatgttaccaagtAGGGTCATTGTCCATAGAACATTTTTatattcctttttctttttaatcggGATGTCCATCAATTCAGTGATCCAcgaattttattttagatatttgaaattttcaattaacatttttgaagctaatataattaaatataattcaaatatgtttaattctgataaaattattttgggtTAGTTtgagtatatttaattttttaaattgatgttACCTTTTTTTTAGCCATGTTATTACTTGCGTACTAATATTTGTATGTAtacaatcaaaattaaaataacataaaatgttaacaaattaattaagagagttttgaaaattaataaaattactaaaatattattataatgcttaattgttaatatattatttattattatacttcatatttataataaatttttacgTTAGTTTGGGTTTCGAGCCATAGATAAAATTTTAACACACATTAtatgaatcaaatttatatttagatatatCATAACTCACAATTTTTatcctaataagtaataact encodes:
- the LOC116030881 gene encoding isoleucine N-monooxygenase 1-like, translated to MGIIDMLIISFSFLSSTLPPNVVIILIISVFLSYKWLSNQKAAKQFPLPPGPKPWPVVGCLPQMLRNKPVFRWMINLMEEMNTEIACFRLGGTNVISVTSPEVAREILKKQDTVFASRPACASAELISSNYLISLVSPLGDQWKKMRRVLTSHVLSPNRLNWLGHKRVGEADHLVRYIYNQCRNAAGCGVVDVRAAGRHFCGNVIRQMVFSKRFFGAGTEDGGPGVEEEEHVNATFGVLAYVYSFGISDYLPWLRMFDLDCHRKALKKAVKGVRKHQDPEVDARIKMWNNGTKTEQQDILDVLIKLKDIDGRPLLTPEEIKAQILELMIGIVDNPSNAAEWILAEMLNQPEILRKVMEELDNVVGRERLVQEHDLPRLNYLNACIREAFRLHPFGDFAPPHLCTSNTIVSNYFIPKGSHVIISRPGLGRNPKVWEEPLKFKPERHLKNDGSEVSFVDPELRILSFSTGRRGCPGIQLGSLVSSMLLARLVQGFDWVQCGRIDLRESKHNLLLAHPLHALAKPRLPHYIYSSLA